One segment of Salvelinus alpinus chromosome 1, SLU_Salpinus.1, whole genome shotgun sequence DNA contains the following:
- the LOC139564468 gene encoding KICSTOR complex protein kaptin-like, translated as MNLIIAYCFVFFLESCLNLELQFTPFQLYHKEVQCGDGCSETAFLLSGHDQRIRLYKENSSFHQFEEQPVERLIPELPSNVLWLDVLSIPGGRRLSASCQNSCVGLALVDQTVPGEDGLYTTYKLPNHRLRPNWYFIPYLVLYF; from the exons ATGAACCTGATTATAGCCTATTGCTTTGTCTTCTTCTTAGAGAGCTGTCTGAACCTGGAGCTGCAGTTCACCCCCTTCCAGCTTTACCACAAAGA AGTGCAGTGTGGAGATGGATGCAGTGAGACAGCGTTTCTGCTCAGTGGTCATGACCAGAGGATTCGTCTTTACAAGGAg AACTCTTCCTTTCACCAATTTGAAGAGCAGCCGGTAGAGAGACTCATCCCTGAGCTACCCAGCAA TGTGTTGTGGCTGGATGTGCTGAGTATCCCTGGCGGTCGTCGTCTCTCGgccagctgtcagaacagctgcGTGGGCCTGGCTCTGGTGGACCAGACTGTACCTGGTGAGGACGGCCTATACACAACTTACAAACTACCCAATCATAGATTGCGCCCCAATTGGTACTTTATTCCATatttagtgctctacttttga